The following coding sequences are from one Hydrogenimonas thermophila window:
- a CDS encoding efflux RND transporter permease subunit produces the protein MIEKFIRFAIEKPILNHIFLTFLLALSVFAYINIPKEIFPPGNLDRVTITGHYTGASADLLDKMAVHTIEDGLKNLSEIDVIESVIKNGSFIIGADIKPGNDPDITLSDAKDIISNIRRDLPSDMDEPVAKIAKRNFPLVIIAVAADKPKKELLKVADAIKSDLAGFKDLSDIVIYGDADDELDIFINSAKVDALGLSKHSVVSVLSQLASIFPVGAVKQRGQHLFISTINGEKDLKELKNTILHIDGKTLFLKDIAEVKFQLSDPTEISHYNGIKNVSISVSKSEEGNAIALSKDIRKLLANYKEKFPEFTFDVYTDTSIWIKNRLNTVVSNIIFGLGLVFLSMLLFVNARIALVVAIGIPVSFMIGLVASEILGYSLNMLTLLGALIALGMLVDEAIVVAENIYRYIEEGMEPKEAAVKGSVEMFPAVLTATMTTVFAFLPLLMLSGKLGEFIKVLPVMITILLLSSLFEAFYFLPLHAKDMLKPTKELGFSQRFWQKNYQIYRAILSPLIRYKYISLPLLVGSILFTTWVFASQSRFQLFPEFDTTQIYVNGEVDINNDLEDNEKIVSKLEKILLDNLSKEDVSSVTAVIGLKVDSNNKGEHADNLFHLFVNLHEPVPKNFFDKYINPYLSPEYDSSDMIRKHSAQEIAAQIQKLVEPFKKRSDEFGKLFKEINVIVPQAGIVKSDIELSFGGESKKVAVALERVKKALGKIKGVENITDDAKPGVDEYKLKINRYGQELGFTEGALVQALQPFFLEGEYAKMFNDEGLVRIRLQDSNKDSLKRFEHFELQVPGQFRFVSLKDIVDIERKESLAKIFKVDGKRVSTVYASLDKKFITSAEVMEKLSPIFEDFEKNGISVDIKGEEKENRRVKTEIIRSAVIAIFLIFVALVWMFDSIALPLITLSTIPLSILGVLVGHKVMGINLTMPSLIGIVGLCGVVVNDGLIMIDFIKNAKSLDELLERAKLRLRPILLTSLTTVLGLSSLIFFASGQALILQPMAITLGFGLIWATILNLYYVPLLYSVLYRIKI, from the coding sequence ATGATAGAAAAATTTATAAGATTTGCAATAGAAAAACCGATCCTAAACCATATCTTCTTGACTTTTTTATTAGCTCTTTCAGTTTTTGCATATATCAACATTCCAAAAGAGATTTTTCCTCCGGGCAATCTTGATAGGGTAACTATTACAGGACACTACACAGGTGCAAGTGCTGATCTGCTAGATAAAATGGCAGTCCATACCATAGAAGATGGTCTGAAAAATTTAAGTGAAATAGATGTCATAGAGTCTGTTATAAAAAATGGATCATTCATAATAGGTGCAGACATCAAACCTGGCAATGATCCAGATATAACACTAAGTGATGCAAAAGATATCATCTCAAATATACGGCGTGACCTTCCAAGTGATATGGATGAGCCAGTAGCAAAAATAGCTAAAAGAAACTTTCCGCTTGTCATAATAGCTGTTGCTGCAGACAAACCCAAAAAAGAGTTATTGAAAGTTGCTGATGCCATAAAGAGTGATTTAGCCGGTTTCAAAGATTTAAGTGATATTGTCATTTATGGTGATGCAGATGATGAATTGGATATATTCATAAATAGTGCAAAAGTTGATGCTCTTGGACTTTCAAAACATTCTGTTGTGAGTGTTCTTTCGCAACTTGCTTCCATTTTTCCTGTGGGTGCAGTCAAACAACGCGGTCAACATCTTTTTATAAGTACTATAAATGGTGAAAAAGATTTAAAAGAGTTAAAAAATACAATACTTCATATTGATGGTAAAACTCTATTTCTAAAAGATATTGCAGAAGTGAAATTTCAATTAAGCGATCCAACGGAGATTTCACACTACAACGGCATAAAAAATGTATCTATTTCTGTAAGCAAATCAGAAGAGGGTAATGCAATTGCCCTTTCAAAAGATATTCGTAAATTACTTGCAAACTACAAAGAAAAGTTCCCTGAGTTTACATTTGATGTTTATACTGATACATCTATATGGATAAAAAACCGCCTTAATACTGTAGTTTCAAACATCATTTTTGGTCTTGGTTTAGTCTTTTTATCTATGCTTCTTTTTGTCAATGCCCGTATTGCTTTAGTTGTAGCAATAGGAATACCTGTCAGTTTTATGATAGGTCTTGTAGCATCTGAAATACTTGGCTACAGTTTAAATATGCTTACACTGCTTGGAGCTTTAATAGCTCTTGGAATGTTGGTAGATGAAGCAATAGTAGTAGCTGAAAATATATACAGGTACATTGAAGAGGGTATGGAGCCTAAAGAGGCTGCCGTCAAGGGATCAGTTGAGATGTTCCCGGCTGTTTTAACGGCAACTATGACAACAGTGTTTGCATTTTTACCACTTTTGATGCTAAGTGGAAAACTTGGTGAGTTTATAAAAGTATTACCTGTTATGATTACAATTTTGTTACTAAGCTCACTCTTTGAAGCATTCTATTTTCTGCCACTTCATGCAAAAGATATGCTTAAACCTACAAAAGAGTTAGGATTTTCTCAGCGTTTTTGGCAAAAAAATTATCAGATTTATCGTGCAATTCTTTCACCATTAATTCGCTATAAGTACATCTCTCTTCCTTTACTTGTTGGCTCTATACTATTTACTACATGGGTTTTTGCTTCGCAGAGTCGTTTTCAACTCTTTCCTGAATTTGATACTACACAAATCTATGTAAATGGTGAAGTTGATATTAACAATGACCTTGAAGATAATGAAAAAATTGTATCTAAACTTGAGAAAATACTTTTAGATAATCTATCAAAAGAGGATGTGTCTTCTGTTACTGCTGTTATAGGGCTTAAGGTTGACAGCAATAATAAAGGTGAACATGCTGACAATCTTTTTCATCTTTTTGTCAATTTGCACGAACCGGTACCTAAAAACTTTTTTGATAAATATATAAATCCATATTTAAGCCCTGAATATGACAGTAGCGATATGATTCGTAAACATTCAGCTCAAGAGATTGCAGCTCAGATTCAAAAGCTTGTTGAGCCATTTAAGAAAAGAAGTGATGAGTTTGGTAAGCTTTTTAAAGAGATTAATGTCATTGTTCCGCAAGCTGGAATTGTAAAAAGTGATATAGAACTCTCTTTTGGAGGAGAAAGCAAAAAAGTAGCAGTTGCTCTTGAACGTGTTAAAAAGGCTCTTGGAAAGATTAAAGGAGTAGAGAATATTACAGATGATGCAAAGCCTGGAGTTGATGAGTATAAACTCAAAATCAACCGATATGGTCAGGAGCTTGGATTTACAGAAGGAGCTTTAGTTCAGGCACTACAACCTTTCTTTTTAGAGGGTGAGTATGCCAAAATGTTTAATGATGAAGGTCTTGTACGTATTCGACTCCAAGATAGTAACAAAGATAGTCTGAAAAGATTTGAACATTTTGAATTGCAAGTACCAGGTCAGTTCCGTTTTGTATCTTTAAAAGATATTGTAGATATTGAGAGAAAAGAAAGCTTGGCAAAAATATTTAAAGTAGATGGTAAACGAGTAAGTACTGTTTATGCATCATTAGATAAAAAGTTTATTACATCAGCAGAAGTGATGGAAAAACTCTCTCCAATTTTTGAAGATTTTGAAAAAAATGGTATATCTGTTGATATAAAAGGTGAAGAGAAAGAGAATAGAAGAGTAAAAACTGAAATTATACGATCAGCGGTTATTGCTATATTTCTTATTTTTGTTGCACTTGTTTGGATGTTTGACTCAATTGCTTTGCCTCTTATTACACTTTCAACTATACCTTTATCTATTTTAGGTGTTTTAGTAGGTCATAAAGTTATGGGGATAAACCTTACAATGCCTAGTCTTATTGGTATAGTTGGTCTTTGTGGAGTTGTTGTAAATGATGGTCTTATTATGATCGATTTTATTAAAAATGCAAAATCTTTGGATGAATTGCTTGAGAGAGCAAAACTCAGACTTCGTCCAATTTTACTTACATCATTAACAACGGTTTTAGGGCTATCATCACTAATATTTTTTGCTTCAGGACAAGCACTTATCTTACAGCCAATGGCAATTACTCTTGGATTTGGTTTGATCTGGGCAACAATTTTAAATCTCTATTATGTTCCACTTCTCTATTCTGTTTTGTATCGTATAAAAATTTAA
- a CDS encoding DUF2018 family protein: MLFEDEEDIFSGGSPKKKFFDIVYNANRNLVELELDKLVERVCLLEMMLEEHIDEDTIEREIKTRAVTQSSELDNCKVSKYIELTANILTQNE; encoded by the coding sequence ATGCTATTTGAAGATGAAGAGGATATCTTTTCTGGTGGCTCACCTAAGAAAAAATTTTTCGATATTGTATATAACGCAAATCGTAATTTGGTAGAGCTTGAGCTTGATAAGCTTGTAGAGAGAGTTTGTCTTCTTGAAATGATGTTAGAAGAGCATATTGATGAAGATACTATTGAAAGAGAGATTAAAACTCGTGCAGTTACTCAATCAAGTGAACTTGATAACTGTAAAGTAAGTAAATATATTGAGTTGACAGCAAACATTTTAACTCAAAATGAGTAA
- the rsmH gene encoding 16S rRNA (cytosine(1402)-N(4))-methyltransferase RsmH: MKKETPHIPVLLDEVLQSFEEMPKKDGIFIDCTLGYGGHSEAILKKFPEIHLIGIDQDPEAIDFSTKRLESFKDRFEARKGRFSDLLPKLLQKYEISGILADFGVSSLQLDKKERGFSFLSENLDMRMNPEAEFSAYDVVNGYSQEELERIFKEYAETKAYKKVAKAIVDARSKKSIESGIELSDIIGKVLPKRGKTNPATPLFQAIRIEVNDELGEIVRLLDALEKNPPNSAVVGLITFHSLEDRLVKQRFKKWNTSCICPPDSFRCECGNDHNIGKPLNRKPLIANENELRQNPRSRSAKLRAFKFN; the protein is encoded by the coding sequence ATGAAAAAAGAAACTCCCCATATCCCTGTATTGTTGGATGAAGTATTGCAATCTTTTGAAGAGATGCCAAAAAAAGATGGTATTTTTATTGACTGTACACTTGGATATGGAGGGCATAGTGAAGCTATTTTGAAAAAATTCCCAGAAATTCATTTAATTGGAATAGATCAAGACCCTGAAGCAATAGATTTTTCTACAAAACGATTAGAGTCTTTTAAAGATCGTTTTGAAGCACGCAAGGGACGTTTTTCCGATTTGCTTCCTAAACTTTTACAAAAATATGAAATCTCAGGAATTCTAGCAGATTTTGGAGTCTCCTCTCTTCAGTTGGATAAAAAAGAGAGAGGTTTTAGTTTTCTCTCAGAAAATCTTGATATGAGGATGAATCCTGAAGCTGAATTTAGTGCATATGATGTTGTAAATGGATATTCTCAAGAAGAGCTTGAACGTATTTTTAAAGAGTATGCAGAGACAAAAGCATATAAAAAAGTAGCTAAAGCTATAGTAGATGCACGATCAAAGAAATCTATTGAAAGCGGTATAGAGCTTTCAGACATAATTGGAAAGGTTTTGCCAAAACGTGGCAAAACAAATCCTGCTACGCCACTTTTTCAGGCGATTCGAATAGAGGTTAATGATGAACTTGGAGAGATTGTAAGGTTGTTAGATGCACTTGAAAAAAATCCACCAAACAGTGCAGTGGTTGGACTTATAACATTCCATTCACTAGAAGATAGATTAGTAAAACAAAGGTTCAAAAAGTGGAACACCTCTTGTATATGTCCACCAGATAGCTTTCGTTGTGAATGTGGAAATGATCATAATATAGGAAAGCCCTTAAATCGTAAACCTTTAATAGCAAACGAAAATGAGCTAAGACAGAACCCAAGAAGTCGGAGCGCAAAGCTAAGAGCTTTTAAATTTAATTGA